AATAGTTGGGTTACTAAAAAGTTaggaggacttgcctggtggctcagatggtaaggaatctgcctgaagtgcacgAGACCCAGGTTCACTTCCTCAgaggggaagatcccttggagaagggtagcaacccattccagtattcttgcctggagaatttcatggagagaagagcctggcaagctacagttcatagggtcacagacacgactgaggaactaacaccacacacccacacacacacacacacgatttgGAACTTCCCTCAGCCACCTCCATGTACCTACCTGTAAGTATGGCAGAGAAAGGAGGATGCAAGGCCAGTAGAAACATTGCATTggcatccctgatagctcagtgggtaaagaatccgcctgcaatgttgTAGACCCTGGgtcaattccagggtcaggaagatcctttggaaagggaaaggctattcactccagtattctggcatggacaAGGTTTACAAAGAGtctgtcatgactgagcaactttgactttcacaCTTTTCACTACAAAACTGTGGGCTCCAAATAGATTTTCCTTCTATAGCTCACACAATATGGGAAAGGAGGGCTATAAGcatatcaaaataaaatgaaggtgTTGAGGGTACTTCAAAGAGAATTACTGCAAAACTTTGAATGTCTGTTAAAGTAAATACTATCCATTGGTCTACAGGGTCTACTTTGTGCTGGTTCTATTGATATAAAAAAAGACATGAGCAGTCACTGTGCATCTGAGAAACTTAAGgaaaattaatatggaaaataCCCATATAATTCAATAATTGTTTGAAGTCCCTGGTGTAAATCCATTAGAAATACTGGGTTTTACCCATTGAAATTTAAGTGATGTAACTAACAGCAATAGATTACCTCTGGGAAATGTATTCAAATAATGAAAACCAAATTTACATTGAATGTTCATCACTGTTATTGAACAAATTCCTCTTGGGATGAATTAAATTGTGCACTGGATGCAATCCCTATGGTCTCTAGTCAGAGTAGAAATACTTCCAGTTCTATAACCATACTATAATTCGGAATTGTCAGGAGTCTAGAAGACTGACAAGGAAAGGGAAGTTTTTCTTGTGGTTCTCGGTATGTTCTCCCATTCAAATTTCTGTAAAATTATACTGAGGATATAAAAAGGACATTctggtggttttgatttccatggaTTTTAGCTGCCAATTATGATTTTAtcatattcaaataaaaaatgactaaaatatgtaataaaatgaaTAGACAAATGCCTAGAAACATTCACCCTTTCAAACCCTTAATTGTAAATTTAAGGGAAAATTGTGGAATTCAGAAGACCAGAACATAGCACCTTTATAATTTACACTTAACTTTTATGTGACTCCTTTACACTTAATGGTAAAgattttgcctgcaatgcaggagacccaggtacaggggtggggaagatcctctggagaatggaatggcaaccagTTCatcttcttacctggagaattccatggacagaggaacttggtgggctatagtccatggggtcgcaaagagtccgacacaactgaagtggctgaCACTTTTACATTTAGAAGGctttaatatatattacacacCTAACGGCCTGGTTATATGATTAGGATAACAACAAGGTAAATACAAACAATAGAGGATGTAATTTAAAGCCATTGTTTTCTCTAAACTTCTATGAAAATCCAGAACTCAAAGTCAGGAAGAAATATTCCATCCATCATGTcgggtgcatgcatgcatgttaagttgctccAGTATGTTGGACTCCTTGCAATtgtatgaactgtagcccgccaggctcctctgtccatggatttctgcagccaaaaatactggagtgggttgccatgtcctcctccaaggaatcttgctaatcatttcaaaacttttagcaaacagaatacaAGTGTGTAGGTTCTCATGTCAGACCGCTGACCCTAGAAATTTCCATAGGGACCTATGCTAGGTAGCTGGATGCTTTTAGGTGTTACTTCTGCACCCTCTGCTCTCTCCACAGATCTCTAGCTCTGAGCCTATAATGAGTGGAAACCAGTCCCTCTGCACCCACTTCACATTTGTAGCATTTTCCTCTCTAGCAGAGTTACAACCTGTGCTCTTCATTGTGTTCTTAACCATATACTTGTTTACCATGGGAGGAAATCTTCTCATCATTGGCTTGATTTGGGGCACCCCTTCCTTGCACActcccatgtatttcttcctggttaaCCTCTCCTTTCTGGAGATGTGCTATATCACTAGTGTGGTGCCTCAGATGCTGGTGCACTTGCTTGTGGAGACCAAGATCATAAGCGTGGCAAGCTGTGCAGCTCAGATGTATGTATTTAGCATCTTGGGACTGACAGAATGCTGCCTGCTAGCAGCCATGGCTTATGACCGCTTTGTAGCTATTTGCCACCCTCTGCATTACTCTCTCCTGATGGGCCCTGGTGTGTGTTTGAAATTGGCTGCAGCATCTTGGACCACTGGGGTCATGGTAGAATCAGCCCAGACCACATGGATCTTCACTCTGCCCTTCTGTGGAACAGGAAGGATCCAGCACTTTTTTTGTGACATCATGCCGGTAGTGGAACTAGCTTGTGTTGATACCTCCCACAATGAGACTACATTGTTTGCTATCTCTGTGCTCTTTATCATGGCCCCCTGTCTCCTCATTCTGTGCTCCTATGTGCGCATTCTGGTGACCATCCTGAGAATCCCTTCAGCCACTGGCAGAAGCAAAGCTTTCTCCACTTGCTCATCTCATATCCTGGTTGTTTCTCTCTTCTATGGTACTGCCTTGTTCACTTACCTCCAACCAAAGGCAGCACACACTCCAGAAACAGACAAGGCAACTGCACTCATGTACACAGTGGTCACGCCTGCTCTGAATCCAGTTATCTACACCTTGAGGAACAAGGAAGTGAAGGAAGCCTTTCAAAGACTAACACCAAGAAGCACTCTGAGTCTAACGCCATGAGGGACTTATAGGATGGCAGCTAAGTAACGCATTtgcctgttttatgtttttcaatGTGTTTAAGCAAAAGACAAATATGCAGTAGGATCATTAAAATGTATATCATTTGTGCAATCAATTATTCAATCAACAAAAATTCTGAGCAAGTCCTATGTCTTGGACACCACTCGTTTTTCTGACTACCACGGAAATGGCATTAAGGTTAGTGTGTTTCACATCTTTTGAgtaaagacaataaaatatttctatggaaaatattgaaaaatgaaaacaaagaaattaatacatttttgtgCCAAATATACGGTATACCTTTTAAATGTTTACGTGGAGTATAATCTCCTAATTACTCACCTCTGATACATCTTAATAATGATATGTCTTAAATAATACTTATGAGTGTTGTACATTGTAACTGTTAATACTTATGAGTGATGCGCATTGTTAACGCAACCCTAAGTACTTAACTTGTAAATCCAGTGAAGGTCTCTGATGTTTTATCCAAAACTAGGTTGTTTCTTTGGTCTTATccactatttttgtttttccatatgaatgaggttttagaaaaatatatattattcattttctcaggcaatgattaaatatatgatactgctttttttattttattttttaactttacaatattgtattggttttgccatatatcaaaatgaatccaccacaggtatacatgtgttccccatcctgaacactccaccctcttccctccccataccatgcctctgggtcatcccagtgcaccagccccaagcatccagtattgtgcatcaaacctggactggcgactcgtttcatatatgatattattcatgtttcaatgccattcccccaaatcatcccaccctctccctctcccacagagtccaaaagactgttctatacatcagtgaggagaaggcaatggcatcccacttcagtactcttgcctggaaaatcccatggatggaggagcctggtaggctgcagtccatgaggtcgctaagagtcaggcacgactgagcgacttcactttcacttttcactttcatgcattggagaaggaaatggcaacccactccagtgttcttgcctgcagaatcccagggaccgggggagcctggtgggctgccgtctatgggatcgcacagagtcggacacgactgaagcgccttagcagcagcatacatcagtgtctcttttgctgtcttgtatacagggttattgttaccaagtttttttccatatatctagttttttaaaattatttgtcccAAAATTTCCTTTCTCTACATTGAATGCAGAATATATTACTTTGTTCAAATTCCCTTTCTAGCCCCGTTAACACCCAGGTCCTAAGTTTCAGAGCAGTGATGGTCTGAATCTAGAATCTTTATCAGTAGGAATACAACTGGAAACAATATAGCTAGAAATTTTAAACTCAGAGACTACATGTCATTTCaagtaaaaacagaacaaatatatttatttcctatgaATGCACAGCAGGAATGTATGTTCTTTCCTGTCAAAAGTGAATGTGATTTTACATGGGACACTGTGATAACCATAGATAAGAGGACATTCACTACAGCAGACTGACCGAAGGGTCACAGGCACCACCTGTTCAATAGCAGAATCTCTCCCTGCTAAAGCTGACCCTTAGTTGTCTCTGCGTACATAACAAATGCTTCAATGTGTGTGGGTGCATGTGGACCCACACATGCActcacgtacacacacacacacacagcccaatCCAATAGCTGCTGGTCATCACACAGCATCTGATGTCTTCTATTGTTTTGACTGCATTTTAACAATCAGTGCTCAGCAAAACTACTTAGAGAAGAACTTGTTGTTACTATTTATTATCTAACTATGCAAAATCCCATGCTTATGCCTGAAGTAGTTTCTGGATATTCTGAAGCACCAATTCTCCTGGATTCCAGAAGAAGCCCGAATTCCCAGAAAAGCAGATGAAAGAAATCTCTTTCCCAAACTTGTGTGCC
Above is a genomic segment from Bos indicus isolate NIAB-ARS_2022 breed Sahiwal x Tharparkar chromosome 5, NIAB-ARS_B.indTharparkar_mat_pri_1.0, whole genome shotgun sequence containing:
- the LOC109558476 gene encoding olfactory receptor 10C1-like codes for the protein MSGNQSLCTHFTFVAFSSLAELQPVLFIVFLTIYLFTMGGNLLIIGLIWGTPSLHTPMYFFLVNLSFLEMCYITSVVPQMLVHLLVETKIISVASCAAQMYVFSILGLTECCLLAAMAYDRFVAICHPLHYSLLMGPGVCLKLAAASWTTGVMVESAQTTWIFTLPFCGTGRIQHFFCDIMPVVELACVDTSHNETTLFAISVLFIMAPCLLILCSYVRILVTILRIPSATGRSKAFSTCSSHILVVSLFYGTALFTYLQPKAAHTPETDKATALMYTVVTPALNPVIYTLRNKEVKEAFQRLTPRSTLSLTP